A DNA window from Cobetia marina contains the following coding sequences:
- the ppnP gene encoding pyrimidine/purine nucleoside phosphorylase has product MFHTNHYFDGQVASIAFQSADLPATVGVMAIGEFVFSTSQREYMTLISGDMQVLLPGAEEWYQLAAGESFIVEANQSFEVRTTVESAYLCKYEDA; this is encoded by the coding sequence ATGTTCCACACCAACCACTACTTCGACGGCCAGGTGGCCTCCATCGCCTTCCAGAGCGCAGATCTGCCTGCCACGGTCGGCGTAATGGCCATCGGCGAATTCGTGTTTTCCACCAGCCAACGCGAATACATGACCCTGATCAGCGGCGACATGCAGGTACTGCTGCCAGGCGCGGAAGAGTGGTACCAGCTTGCCGCAGGGGAAAGCTTCATCGTCGAAGCCAACCAGAGCTTCGAGGTGCGCACCACGGTCGAGTCCGCCTATCTGTGCAAGTACGAAGACGCTTAA
- the ppsR gene encoding posphoenolpyruvate synthetase regulatory kinase/phosphorylase PpsR, with translation MTRTAFFISDGTGITAETLGRSLLAQFENTDIRMVTKPYIDSSEKATALVKAIESAHATDGERPIIIDTIVDQDIRDIISESSGFKVDIFSTFLKPLEEELDTHSSYSVGKTHSIGQDDVYMNRIDSVHFALDNDDGARTHQYDKADVILIGVSRCGKTPTSLYLALQFGIRAANYPLTEDDLDESGTLKMPASLAQYRHKLFGLTIDPRRLAAIRTERRPNSRYCSIDQCLQEVEQTEALFRRSKVPYIDTTRFSIEEISTRMIAETGLARRFSPR, from the coding sequence ATGACCCGAACCGCCTTCTTCATTTCCGATGGAACCGGTATCACCGCCGAGACACTGGGACGCAGTCTGCTGGCCCAGTTCGAGAACACCGACATCCGCATGGTGACCAAGCCCTACATCGACTCCTCCGAGAAGGCCACGGCGCTGGTCAAGGCCATCGAGAGCGCCCACGCCACGGACGGTGAGCGCCCCATCATCATCGACACCATCGTCGATCAGGACATCCGTGACATCATCTCGGAATCCTCCGGTTTCAAGGTCGACATCTTCTCCACCTTCCTCAAGCCACTGGAAGAGGAGCTGGATACCCACTCGTCCTACAGCGTCGGCAAGACCCACTCCATCGGTCAGGATGATGTCTACATGAACCGCATCGATTCGGTGCATTTTGCCCTCGACAACGATGATGGAGCGCGCACCCACCAGTACGACAAGGCCGACGTCATCCTCATCGGCGTCTCACGCTGCGGCAAGACCCCGACCTCGCTGTATCTGGCCTTGCAGTTCGGCATCCGCGCGGCCAACTACCCGCTGACCGAGGATGATCTCGACGAATCCGGCACCCTCAAGATGCCGGCGTCACTGGCGCAATATCGCCACAAGCTGTTCGGACTGACCATCGACCCGCGCCGCCTGGCTGCCATCCGTACCGAGCGTCGCCCCAACAGTCGCTACTGCTCGATCGACCAGTGTCTGCAGGAAGTCGAGCAGACCGAGGCGCTGTTCCGCCGCTCCAAGGTGCCCTACATCGATACCACGCGCTTCTCGATCGAAGAGATCTCGACGCGCATGATCGCCGAGACCGGCCTGGCACGCCGCTTCTCACCGCGCTGA